Proteins from a single region of Belliella baltica DSM 15883:
- a CDS encoding alpha/beta hydrolase family protein: MKKIYTFSFVFLVLLSIQDNVIAQKTPFTIADAIKVKSMGSQNLSDDGKYLAGLISDGSARFNVDHFRFQDPSYNNVFTGDFVIINTATSEEIRPFKTATKVTSISWAPNSKELAFLEQKGEKLHLMHFDLERKKLKEIKIKGMPLLANSALTWTPDSEYLLVNARDASWMARAMALYNEATNGPIVVYDGNKPFLKWDEIRNTNALTTILKVNKNDGEAEQVLEESNYSGIYISEDGQHLIFNETFPTKTAYVRNEGAEYQVAYKNLSNPDSTYLLYKKNKQRRNFNWSDSKSKYAWIDSGHVFVQTLGADDVKNLTKGKAYSDEEKKKEVKFSIMTWSPQEGQLLLSSDKGYWLVDTDGENLKMVYEFPEDKEKAPNLNLANWSKDERYLYFSYSDKNEWKRGFVKYDLAEQKMEDIRIDSNLYSGVQFAKDSETVVLNLSDGNMPSDVVVTNWDFGDMKPLTDLNPWMNDKKLTHSELITYRNVDGKELKGILYYPVDYEEGKKYPLVCEVYEGFFANGYNRNMNLFANQGYFALRPSVDLEMGYPGEAWVKGITAAINKLVDEGKVDNDKVGVQGGSYGGYATSLLITQTDRFAAAINISGKVNIMSFLGDSPKIGTRNYTAAEYGQDRIGGTLWDEPLKYLATTAVLHADRIKTPHMIMTGEGDWNVPGTNSRELYYAMRRLGKDVVWVNYLNGGHGAGAASNESDFHDHWNRVFEFYEKHFNKEKKDKTTE, translated from the coding sequence ATGAAAAAAATCTACACCTTTAGTTTTGTGTTTTTGGTTCTCTTATCAATTCAAGATAATGTAATAGCACAAAAGACTCCCTTCACCATAGCAGATGCCATCAAGGTAAAATCTATGGGCAGTCAAAACCTTTCTGATGATGGAAAATATTTGGCAGGATTAATTTCAGATGGTAGTGCCCGATTCAATGTGGATCATTTTAGGTTTCAAGATCCAAGTTATAATAATGTCTTTACAGGAGATTTTGTAATCATCAATACTGCAACTTCTGAAGAAATCAGACCTTTTAAAACTGCCACAAAAGTCACTTCGATTTCTTGGGCACCAAATAGCAAGGAGTTGGCATTTTTGGAACAAAAGGGAGAAAAATTGCATCTCATGCATTTTGATTTAGAAAGGAAAAAGCTGAAAGAAATCAAAATAAAAGGAATGCCTTTGTTAGCAAATTCGGCTTTGACATGGACTCCGGATAGTGAATATTTGCTGGTCAATGCAAGAGATGCTTCTTGGATGGCACGTGCCATGGCTCTTTACAATGAAGCTACTAATGGTCCAATTGTAGTTTATGACGGAAATAAACCTTTTTTAAAATGGGATGAAATCAGAAACACCAATGCTTTGACCACAATATTGAAAGTGAATAAAAATGACGGTGAAGCTGAGCAGGTATTGGAAGAGTCTAATTATTCAGGGATATATATTTCGGAAGATGGACAGCATTTGATTTTCAATGAAACTTTCCCTACCAAAACAGCCTATGTTCGAAACGAGGGAGCAGAGTATCAAGTCGCTTACAAGAATCTTTCAAATCCTGATTCTACCTATTTGTTATATAAAAAGAACAAGCAGAGAAGGAATTTCAATTGGTCAGATTCAAAGTCTAAATATGCATGGATTGATTCAGGTCATGTTTTCGTCCAAACATTAGGTGCGGATGATGTCAAGAATTTGACAAAAGGAAAAGCTTATTCCGATGAAGAAAAGAAAAAAGAAGTGAAGTTTTCCATCATGACTTGGAGTCCACAGGAAGGGCAATTATTATTAAGTTCTGATAAAGGTTATTGGTTGGTAGATACTGATGGTGAGAACTTAAAAATGGTTTATGAATTTCCTGAAGACAAAGAAAAAGCACCAAACTTAAACTTGGCGAATTGGTCGAAAGATGAGCGATACTTGTATTTCAGCTACAGTGATAAAAATGAATGGAAAAGAGGATTTGTCAAGTATGATTTAGCGGAGCAAAAAATGGAAGACATTCGGATTGATAGCAATCTATATTCAGGTGTACAGTTTGCTAAAGATTCAGAAACAGTAGTTTTAAATTTATCGGATGGAAATATGCCCTCAGATGTAGTCGTAACGAATTGGGATTTCGGCGATATGAAACCACTTACAGATTTGAATCCTTGGATGAATGATAAGAAATTAACTCATTCAGAATTAATTACTTATAGAAATGTAGATGGAAAAGAGTTGAAGGGGATTTTATACTATCCTGTAGATTATGAAGAAGGAAAGAAGTACCCGCTAGTATGTGAAGTTTACGAGGGTTTTTTCGCAAATGGTTATAATAGAAATATGAATCTCTTCGCTAATCAAGGTTATTTTGCCTTACGCCCTTCCGTTGATTTGGAAATGGGTTATCCAGGAGAAGCTTGGGTAAAAGGTATCACTGCGGCAATTAATAAACTGGTAGATGAAGGGAAAGTGGATAATGATAAAGTGGGTGTTCAAGGAGGAAGTTATGGAGGATATGCTACTTCCTTGTTGATCACACAAACAGATAGGTTTGCAGCAGCGATCAATATTTCAGGAAAAGTTAATATCATGAGCTTTTTAGGAGATAGTCCAAAAATTGGAACGAGAAACTATACAGCTGCAGAATATGGACAAGATAGGATAGGTGGAACACTTTGGGATGAACCTTTGAAATACTTGGCTACAACTGCAGTGCTTCATGCAGATAGAATCAAAACTCCTCACATGATTATGACTGGTGAAGGAGATTGGAATGTACCAGGAACCAATTCTAGAGAGCTTTATTACGCTATGCGTAGATTAGGGAAAGACGTAGTTTGGGTAAACTACCTCAATGGTGGTCATGGTGCAGGAGCTGCTTCGAACGAAAGCGATTTTCATGATCATTGGAACAGGGTCTTTGAATTTTATGAAAAACATTTCAATAAAGAGAAAAAGGACAAGACTACTGAATAG
- a CDS encoding copper resistance protein NlpE: MKNTLKLYLAISCFILLISCQKSSPTEEIIVDDALFETEEFSEEFKEEHNALNSLDYMGVYSGVLPCADCEGIETTIELGSGNSYVKKVIYLGKDNQQIVETGGTFTWNEAGNTITLNEEDMPNQYFVGENILFHLDMEGNRITGELAEKYELRKE, from the coding sequence ATGAAAAATACATTGAAATTATACCTTGCAATTTCTTGCTTTATTTTACTGATCAGTTGTCAAAAATCAAGTCCAACGGAAGAAATTATTGTTGATGATGCCCTCTTTGAGACTGAAGAATTTTCTGAAGAATTTAAAGAAGAACATAATGCGCTTAACTCCTTAGATTATATGGGGGTTTACTCCGGAGTTCTTCCTTGTGCAGATTGTGAGGGGATAGAAACCACCATCGAATTGGGAAGTGGTAATTCTTATGTGAAAAAAGTCATTTATTTGGGCAAGGATAATCAACAAATTGTAGAAACTGGTGGAACTTTCACTTGGAACGAAGCTGGAAATACAATTACTCTAAATGAAGAGGATATGCCTAATCAATATTTTGTTGGAGAAAATATCCTATTTCATCTTGACATGGAAGGTAATAGGATAACAGGAGAACTTGCTGAAAAATATGAACTAAGAAAAGAATAG
- a CDS encoding RluA family pseudouridine synthase, with translation MIDRFIPFHKSIAGIEIPTKFTFPFYYQAHPLAIQAANQLQHYLRNQSDWKHNFGIDSTESGLVIGKMFGVLVVQNKRSEFGFLAAFSGKLADSNDHHYFVPPVFDLLKEDGFFKRGEQVVNGINQSIEVLEADQEYVFLKKEMAKMQKKASEEIANKKEDLNAARRLRKQKKKELAHVLTGFEFEKLLAEQIEESLKNKYFFNLLVKEWEESLEVLRSKLHDYEEKLLRLKKERKELSNKLQQQIFDQYRFLNINQDWKSLREIFTEELQLPIPAGAGECAAPKLLHYAFLNDLKPIAMAEFWWGQSPKSEIRRHGEFYPACRSKCLPILGHMLAGMEVDENPLLKNPAEGKKLEVIYEDDFLIVINKPAEFLSVPGKNVTDSVQKRITEKHPEAILVHRLDQSTSGIILVAKNKFTHQQLQAQFIKRTVEKRYVAVLEGKVKEKEGLIDLPLRVDLDNRPQQMVCYKYGKPSQTKFKVLSESDELTRIQFIPITGRTHQLRMHAAHPSGLGASILGDDLYGRKADRLHLHAEFLAFTHPEDNNRMEFEVEADF, from the coding sequence GTGATTGATCGATTCATCCCTTTCCATAAGTCCATTGCTGGAATCGAAATTCCAACAAAATTCACCTTTCCTTTCTACTACCAAGCCCATCCTTTAGCTATACAAGCTGCTAATCAGCTTCAACATTACCTTCGGAATCAAAGCGATTGGAAACACAATTTTGGTATAGATTCTACGGAGTCTGGTTTGGTAATCGGAAAGATGTTCGGTGTCTTAGTTGTTCAAAATAAGCGCTCAGAATTTGGGTTTTTGGCTGCTTTTTCAGGGAAACTTGCCGATAGTAATGATCATCATTATTTTGTTCCACCTGTATTTGATCTGCTTAAGGAAGATGGTTTTTTCAAAAGAGGGGAACAAGTAGTAAATGGGATTAATCAAAGTATTGAAGTCCTAGAAGCTGATCAGGAGTATGTTTTTTTGAAGAAAGAAATGGCTAAGATGCAAAAAAAGGCCTCTGAAGAAATCGCCAATAAGAAGGAGGATTTGAATGCAGCTAGAAGGTTAAGGAAACAGAAAAAGAAAGAACTTGCTCATGTTTTGACTGGGTTTGAATTTGAAAAGTTACTAGCCGAGCAAATTGAAGAAAGCTTGAAAAACAAATATTTTTTTAATTTATTGGTAAAAGAGTGGGAGGAATCTTTAGAAGTCTTAAGGTCTAAGCTTCATGATTATGAAGAAAAATTATTAAGACTCAAGAAAGAAAGAAAAGAATTGTCTAATAAACTTCAACAACAAATATTCGATCAATATCGATTTTTAAATATTAATCAAGATTGGAAAAGTTTAAGGGAGATTTTTACAGAAGAGTTACAATTGCCAATTCCTGCCGGCGCGGGGGAGTGTGCTGCTCCAAAATTATTACATTATGCATTTTTGAATGATTTGAAGCCTATAGCAATGGCAGAATTTTGGTGGGGTCAATCTCCTAAATCAGAGATTCGCAGACATGGAGAATTTTACCCTGCTTGTAGGAGTAAATGTCTTCCAATCTTAGGCCACATGCTTGCTGGCATGGAGGTAGATGAAAATCCGCTTCTAAAAAATCCTGCTGAAGGCAAAAAGCTAGAAGTCATTTATGAAGATGATTTCTTGATTGTTATTAACAAACCTGCAGAATTCTTATCTGTTCCTGGTAAAAACGTAACAGATTCTGTTCAAAAAAGAATTACGGAAAAGCATCCAGAAGCTATTTTGGTTCATCGCCTAGATCAAAGTACTTCGGGAATCATCTTAGTGGCGAAGAATAAATTTACACATCAGCAACTTCAAGCACAGTTTATCAAGCGCACCGTAGAGAAACGCTATGTTGCAGTTTTGGAGGGGAAAGTCAAGGAGAAAGAAGGACTAATAGATTTGCCATTGAGGGTTGATTTAGATAATCGACCTCAGCAGATGGTTTGCTACAAATACGGTAAACCTTCCCAAACAAAATTCAAAGTTTTGAGTGAATCAGATGAATTGACTAGAATTCAATTTATTCCCATTACAGGAAGAACCCATCAACTGAGAATGCATGCGGCACATCCAAGTGGATTGGGGGCTTCGATTTTGGGAGATGATTTATATGGTAGGAAAGCAGATCGTTTGCATTTGCATGCAGAATTTTTAGCCTTCACCCATCCTGAAGATAATAATAGAATGGAGTTTGAGGTTGAGGCGGACTTTTGA
- a CDS encoding S41 family peptidase: MKFIKIYLSLLLSGIVGFSSAQDAPNWLRYSAISPDASKIAFTYKGDLYTVPTAGGKATQLTFHEAHDFMPVWSKDSQKIAFASDRYGNFDVFIMEADGGSAERLTYHSTDEMPYTFSADGQTVIFGGVRQDLAEHRQYPTGSQPELYQVPAKGGRVDQVWTLPAEYVKVSADGKRMIYHDKKGGENEWRKKHQSAITRDIWVFDSETKSHKMLTSFGGEDRNPVFAPGEKDIYYLSEENGSFNVFKMNMENPSQKSALTELKDFPVRFLSIADNGTMSFSYDGELYTLKEGESPKKVEVAIKTQQITNSDSFITINGGVREMSISPDGKEIAFIARGEVFVTSVDGSLTKRITNTPEQEQFVQFAPDGKSIVYASERDSKWTIYQAKKVRDKEEPFFFASTLIEEEPLVSNEFDNYQPLLSPDGKKLAYIEARRNLKILDLAAKTTVTLMGPEQLMHMRDGDQYFNWSPDSKWLLASYRPTMANGEVVLLDATGKKPMENLTQSGYGDSSPKWVNGGKQMLWFSNRDGLKSFATSGGAQNDVYTLFFTKDAFEKFSLSKEDYDLMKEVEKANKGSEEKKDDKKDEKKEDKKVEELKFDWEDLKERKARLTIHSSSLGDAVLDKDGEKLYYLARFEKGMNLWSTDLRTKETKMELKLDGGNGSLEWDKEMKNLYLLSGGSIAKITNNGTKRETIKISGEMSMDTEAERAHLFEHVKNRTKGVFYTPDMHGVDWDALTTSYEKYLPHIGNGYEFAEMLSEMIGELNVSHAGGRFSRRVTQADATASLGVFMDYSHKGPGIKIAEIIKGSPLDKSNINVKAGMIIEKVDGELISEDKDVAEYFNRKADKFTLLEVIDPSNNSRQQITVKPISIGEENRLLYSRWVKKNQEEVEKLSGGKLGYVHIPGMSDGPYRNTYEEMMGKFHDKEGVIVDTRFNGGGDLVADLAMFFTGEKFITYATEDRDLGYEPTFRWTKPTLAMFNEANYSDGHCFACGYTDLNIGKTVGMPTPGTCSFAGWESLPDGTRWGVVPVSAKNKAGEWMENNETAPQFQVKNMPGKIDKGVDQQLEKAVEELLKDVK; the protein is encoded by the coding sequence ATGAAATTCATAAAGATTTACTTGAGTTTACTTCTGAGTGGAATCGTAGGATTCTCATCTGCACAAGATGCACCTAATTGGCTCAGATATTCTGCTATTTCGCCTGATGCCTCAAAAATAGCTTTTACTTACAAAGGTGATTTGTACACAGTCCCGACAGCAGGAGGAAAAGCTACACAACTTACTTTTCATGAAGCACATGATTTTATGCCTGTATGGAGTAAAGACAGTCAAAAAATTGCTTTTGCTTCTGATCGATATGGCAATTTTGATGTTTTCATCATGGAAGCTGATGGTGGTTCAGCAGAAAGATTGACTTATCATTCAACTGATGAAATGCCTTATACATTTTCTGCAGATGGTCAAACAGTAATCTTTGGTGGTGTTCGTCAGGATTTGGCAGAACACAGACAATATCCAACAGGTTCTCAGCCAGAATTATATCAAGTTCCTGCCAAAGGCGGAAGAGTGGATCAAGTTTGGACTTTGCCAGCAGAATATGTAAAGGTTAGTGCAGATGGTAAAAGGATGATCTATCATGATAAAAAAGGTGGAGAAAATGAATGGAGGAAAAAACACCAATCAGCGATTACCAGAGATATTTGGGTTTTTGATAGTGAAACGAAAAGTCATAAAATGCTGACTAGTTTTGGAGGTGAAGATAGAAACCCGGTTTTTGCACCAGGAGAAAAAGACATTTATTATTTATCAGAAGAAAATGGGAGTTTCAATGTTTTCAAAATGAATATGGAAAACCCTTCTCAAAAATCTGCATTGACCGAACTAAAAGATTTTCCAGTTAGATTCTTATCGATTGCTGATAATGGCACAATGTCTTTTTCTTATGATGGAGAGCTATATACTTTGAAAGAAGGCGAAAGTCCTAAAAAAGTTGAAGTTGCTATTAAAACCCAACAAATTACCAATTCAGACAGCTTTATCACCATCAATGGAGGTGTTAGAGAAATGTCTATTTCACCAGATGGTAAGGAAATCGCATTTATTGCGAGAGGAGAAGTTTTTGTCACCTCTGTTGATGGATCTTTGACTAAAAGAATCACAAATACACCTGAGCAAGAGCAATTTGTACAGTTTGCTCCTGACGGAAAGTCAATAGTTTATGCTAGTGAAAGAGATAGTAAATGGACTATTTACCAAGCAAAAAAAGTAAGAGATAAAGAGGAGCCTTTTTTCTTTGCTAGCACATTGATAGAAGAAGAACCCTTAGTGTCAAATGAATTTGATAATTATCAACCCTTGCTTTCTCCAGATGGAAAAAAGCTAGCTTATATTGAAGCTAGAAGAAATCTTAAAATATTGGATTTGGCTGCTAAAACAACAGTGACTTTGATGGGGCCTGAGCAGCTGATGCATATGCGAGATGGGGATCAATACTTCAATTGGAGTCCAGATAGTAAATGGCTTTTGGCTTCCTACAGACCTACTATGGCCAATGGCGAAGTTGTTTTGTTGGATGCCACAGGCAAAAAACCTATGGAGAACCTTACTCAAAGTGGATATGGGGATAGCAGTCCTAAGTGGGTGAATGGTGGTAAGCAAATGTTATGGTTTTCTAACAGAGATGGTCTAAAAAGCTTTGCGACTAGTGGAGGTGCTCAAAATGATGTTTATACACTTTTCTTCACAAAGGATGCTTTCGAGAAATTTAGCCTCAGTAAGGAAGATTATGATTTGATGAAAGAAGTCGAAAAGGCTAATAAAGGTAGTGAAGAGAAAAAAGATGATAAGAAAGACGAGAAAAAAGAGGACAAAAAAGTTGAAGAATTGAAATTCGACTGGGAGGATTTGAAAGAAAGGAAAGCAAGATTAACTATACACTCTTCTTCACTTGGAGACGCGGTTTTAGACAAAGATGGTGAGAAGCTTTACTATTTGGCTAGATTCGAAAAGGGAATGAATCTTTGGAGTACTGACTTGAGAACCAAAGAAACCAAAATGGAACTGAAGCTGGATGGTGGAAATGGGAGTTTGGAATGGGATAAGGAAATGAAAAATCTTTATCTTTTAAGTGGGGGAAGTATTGCCAAAATCACAAATAATGGTACTAAACGTGAGACGATAAAAATTTCCGGCGAAATGAGCATGGATACTGAGGCGGAAAGAGCGCATTTATTTGAGCATGTGAAGAATAGAACAAAAGGAGTATTCTACACACCAGATATGCATGGCGTCGATTGGGATGCGTTGACTACTTCTTATGAAAAATATCTTCCTCATATTGGAAATGGATATGAATTTGCAGAAATGCTTTCCGAAATGATTGGTGAGTTGAATGTTTCTCATGCTGGAGGAAGATTCAGCAGAAGAGTTACTCAAGCTGATGCGACAGCATCTTTGGGTGTTTTTATGGATTATTCTCATAAAGGTCCAGGAATCAAAATTGCTGAAATTATCAAAGGTTCTCCTTTAGACAAATCAAACATCAATGTAAAGGCAGGAATGATCATTGAAAAAGTAGATGGAGAATTGATTTCAGAGGATAAAGATGTTGCGGAATATTTCAATAGAAAAGCTGATAAATTCACATTACTTGAAGTTATCGACCCTAGCAATAATAGTCGTCAGCAAATTACTGTGAAGCCTATTTCAATAGGTGAAGAAAATAGATTGCTCTACTCAAGATGGGTAAAGAAAAATCAGGAGGAAGTTGAAAAACTATCTGGAGGGAAATTGGGATATGTACATATTCCAGGAATGTCTGATGGACCTTACAGAAACACCTATGAAGAGATGATGGGCAAATTCCATGATAAAGAAGGTGTAATTGTAGATACCCGATTCAATGGTGGAGGAGATTTGGTTGCAGATTTGGCGATGTTCTTTACAGGTGAAAAATTTATTACCTATGCTACTGAAGATAGGGATTTGGGTTATGAGCCAACATTCAGATGGACCAAGCCAACTTTGGCCATGTTTAATGAGGCAAATTATTCAGATGGGCATTGTTTTGCTTGTGGTTATACTGATTTGAATATCGGAAAGACTGTTGGGATGCCAACACCTGGAACTTGTTCTTTTGCTGGATGGGAATCTTTACCTGATGGAACAAGATGGGGTGTAGTGCCTGTTTCAGCTAAAAACAAAGCAGGAGAGTGGATGGAAAACAATGAAACTGCACCACAATTCCAGGTAAAAAATATGCCAGGTAAAATTGATAAAGGTGTTGATCAGCAATTGGAAAAAGCTGTTGAAGAATTGTTGAAAGATGTCAAATAA
- a CDS encoding acyl-CoA dehydrogenase codes for MIYAEELQKNPKLYIFLPLYYTLWADSVLTPTEIEVMQKLIKKQRWLKKKEKDWLNQNINPSKAPKPKELKSWKKKIKELDLENLEDLSQIGIALVKRHDSTLEIEKTIINDFQAAELALGLLSKEAGYTFKSGHQTITTEHSKVYNFGIQEMTALLDGNQANLIKKVKTVISDPSFAYKEHESLIAQREQVLQWCKNLADQGFGAWAFPKSANGKDDMEGYFTIMETLSYHDLSMVIKFGVQFGLWGMSVFFLGTDKHHQKYLKDIGSLKLPGCFAMTETGHGSNVRGLETTATYDHNSKTFTIHTPNPEARKEYIGNAAMHGQMATVFAKLIIDGEDYGVNAFIVPLRSPDGKLVKGVKIEDCGRKMGLNGVDNGVIYFHNVEIPKENMLDKFASVNERGEFESPINSDNRRFFTMLGTLVGGRIGIPKSALSATKTGLTIAIRHAEKRKQFGPEGGEEVPIMNYRMHQRRLMPPLATTYALHFALKYLTQRFIKRTEEKAQEIEALAAGLKAYTTSFSTATLQECREACGGKGYLSENRIDTLKNDTDVYTTFEGDNIVLMQLVAKNRLTEFRQEFGDMNMFTIFNYITNQAKTSITEKNPLIIRSTEQTHLLDMDFHLSAFKYRERAILSSAAQRIKRHIDDGMDSFDAFNVVQHHLVNVGQAYIERVVLEEFQKEVMDTNDGDCKDALLQLCQLYALNTIEKNRGWYLEQGYMEGVKTKAIRKEVNQLCWEVRKNALALTDAFDIPESCIAAPIASRD; via the coding sequence ATGATTTACGCAGAAGAACTTCAAAAGAATCCCAAACTGTATATTTTTCTTCCTTTATATTACACGCTTTGGGCAGATAGCGTCTTGACTCCAACGGAAATTGAGGTAATGCAAAAGTTGATCAAGAAGCAAAGATGGCTCAAAAAGAAAGAAAAAGATTGGCTTAACCAAAATATAAATCCTTCCAAGGCTCCAAAACCTAAAGAATTGAAGTCTTGGAAAAAGAAGATCAAAGAATTGGATTTAGAGAATTTAGAAGATCTTTCTCAAATTGGAATTGCCTTGGTCAAAAGGCATGATTCGACCTTAGAAATAGAAAAAACTATTATTAATGACTTTCAAGCTGCTGAGTTAGCCTTAGGCTTGTTGAGCAAAGAGGCAGGATATACTTTCAAATCAGGACATCAAACCATCACAACTGAGCATAGCAAAGTTTATAACTTTGGTATCCAAGAGATGACGGCTCTTTTGGATGGAAATCAAGCTAATTTAATAAAAAAGGTAAAAACAGTAATTTCAGATCCTTCATTTGCCTATAAAGAACATGAAAGTTTGATCGCGCAAAGAGAGCAAGTTTTACAATGGTGCAAAAATCTAGCTGATCAAGGATTTGGTGCATGGGCTTTCCCAAAATCAGCAAATGGGAAAGATGATATGGAGGGATATTTTACCATCATGGAAACACTCTCTTACCATGATTTGAGCATGGTAATCAAATTCGGCGTTCAGTTTGGGCTGTGGGGAATGAGCGTATTCTTTTTAGGCACAGACAAACACCATCAAAAATATTTGAAGGATATAGGTAGTCTTAAACTTCCAGGATGCTTCGCTATGACTGAAACAGGTCATGGCTCAAATGTGAGGGGGTTGGAAACCACTGCCACATACGACCATAATAGTAAAACTTTCACCATCCACACTCCTAATCCTGAAGCTAGAAAGGAATACATTGGTAATGCTGCAATGCATGGTCAGATGGCTACAGTTTTTGCAAAATTGATCATAGATGGTGAGGATTATGGAGTCAATGCTTTTATCGTTCCATTAAGGAGCCCAGATGGAAAATTAGTAAAAGGAGTAAAAATCGAAGATTGTGGAAGAAAAATGGGACTAAATGGCGTAGATAATGGTGTCATTTATTTCCATAATGTAGAAATTCCTAAAGAAAATATGTTGGATAAATTCGCTTCTGTCAATGAAAGGGGGGAATTTGAAAGTCCAATCAATTCAGATAACAGAAGATTTTTCACCATGCTCGGAACTCTTGTTGGAGGTAGGATTGGTATTCCAAAATCAGCTCTATCAGCTACCAAAACAGGACTTACTATAGCTATCAGACATGCTGAGAAAAGAAAGCAATTTGGCCCAGAAGGTGGAGAAGAAGTTCCAATTATGAATTACAGAATGCATCAAAGAAGGTTGATGCCTCCTTTGGCAACAACCTATGCACTACACTTTGCTCTAAAATATCTGACCCAACGATTTATCAAAAGAACTGAGGAAAAAGCACAAGAAATAGAAGCTTTAGCTGCTGGACTCAAAGCTTATACAACCAGCTTTTCCACAGCTACACTTCAAGAGTGTCGAGAAGCTTGCGGAGGCAAAGGTTATTTATCTGAAAACCGAATTGATACACTCAAAAACGATACGGATGTTTATACAACTTTTGAAGGAGACAATATAGTCTTGATGCAACTTGTAGCTAAAAATAGATTGACGGAGTTCAGGCAGGAATTTGGAGACATGAATATGTTTACCATTTTCAATTACATCACCAATCAAGCTAAAACATCTATTACAGAAAAGAACCCACTTATCATCAGGAGTACTGAACAAACCCATTTACTTGATATGGATTTCCATCTTAGCGCTTTCAAATACCGTGAAAGGGCGATTTTGTCAAGTGCCGCACAAAGAATCAAGCGACATATTGACGACGGCATGGATTCTTTTGATGCTTTTAATGTAGTTCAGCATCATTTGGTCAATGTAGGTCAGGCTTATATAGAAAGAGTAGTTTTGGAGGAATTCCAAAAAGAGGTCATGGACACCAATGATGGGGATTGCAAAGATGCTCTTTTACAGCTTTGTCAATTATACGCTCTTAATACAATTGAGAAAAATCGTGGTTGGTACCTCGAACAAGGCTACATGGAAGGAGTCAAAACCAAAGCAATAAGAAAAGAAGTCAATCAACTCTGTTGGGAAGTTCGGAAAAATGCTTTGGCACTGACAGATGCTTTTGATATTCCTGAAAGTTGTATTGCCGCTCCTATTGCAAGTCGAGATTAG